One segment of Streptomyces sp. YIM 121038 DNA contains the following:
- the atpB gene encoding F0F1 ATP synthase subunit A: MSDNGCGFPAPGLHSFLFKPIFEVGGFEFNKVMLLALITTLVVITFFYAAFGKAKVVPGKLQMIGEAGYDFVRRGIVYETLGKKEGEKYVPLMVSMFFFIWIMNIWSVVPLSQFPVSSVFAYPVVLAVITYLIWVPLTFKRHGFVGGWKNITGYDNSLGPIKWLVSFIEFFSNLLVRPFTHSVRLFANMFAGHLMLVMFTVASWYLLNSWMIPAAGVSFVMTVAMICFELFVQAVQAYVFVLLACTYIQGAVAEHH, translated from the coding sequence ATGTCCGACAACGGCTGTGGCTTCCCGGCCCCGGGCCTGCACTCGTTCCTCTTCAAGCCGATCTTCGAGGTCGGTGGGTTCGAGTTCAACAAGGTGATGCTGCTCGCGCTGATCACGACCCTGGTCGTCATCACCTTCTTCTACGCCGCGTTCGGCAAGGCCAAGGTCGTGCCGGGCAAGCTCCAGATGATCGGCGAGGCGGGTTACGACTTCGTCCGCCGCGGGATCGTCTACGAGACCCTCGGCAAGAAGGAGGGCGAGAAGTACGTCCCCCTCATGGTCTCGATGTTCTTCTTCATCTGGATCATGAACATCTGGTCCGTGGTCCCGCTCTCGCAGTTCCCGGTCTCGTCGGTCTTCGCGTACCCGGTCGTGCTCGCGGTCATCACGTACCTGATCTGGGTGCCGCTGACCTTCAAGCGCCACGGCTTCGTGGGTGGTTGGAAGAACATCACCGGCTACGACAACTCGCTCGGCCCGATCAAGTGGCTGGTGTCGTTCATCGAGTTCTTCTCGAACCTGCTGGTGCGTCCCTTCACGCACTCCGTGCGACTCTTCGCCAACATGTTCGCCGGTCACCTGATGCTGGTGATGTTCACCGTCGCCTCCTGGTACCTGCTGAACAGCTGGATGATCCCGGCCGCCGGCGTCTCCTTCGTGATGACGGTCGCCATGATCTGCTTCGAACTCTTCGTGCAGGCCGTCCAGGCGTACGTCTTCGTGCTCCTCGCCTGCACCTACATCCAGGGCGCTGTCGCCGAGCACCACTGA